The genomic segment CACGCCGCTCCTGGGGCGGGGCCTCCCTCCGGCCGGCAGGGGGCGCGCGCCTGGAGAACAGGCAAGCTTTCATGGAGGGGGCGGAGGCGGAAGCGCGGGAGTGGGTCGCTGTGGCCCGGGACCTGCAAGCCTTAGGGTAAGGGGAACGGGGGGGAGGTGGTGGCTAGGGGCACAGGAAGGGACAGGTTTGCCCTCAGAAATTCCTACTGacctctccagccccctcccgcTGCCTCGGCCCCGCCACAGGTATGAGGGTTTCTCGGGGGCGACGTCGCTGGGCACCTCGTGTCCAGACTTCAGGGCGCTGTGCGCGCGGCTGGCGGCGGAGCTGGCCACTCTGGGCGCCCTGGAGCGGGAGCGGGAGGAGAGCGCGGAGGTGCTGAGGGCCGGCGACGGTACGTGTGGAGCGGGCGGCCCGGAGGGGTGGGGCCGCGGAGGTCGCCGCCGCGCCCTGACGTGTCTCGCCTCCTGCAGGCCCCGGCGCAGAGGAGGAATTCCTGCGACAGTTGGCCGACCTGCTGCGGGAGTTGCATTGCCCGGACCGCGCGCTCTGCGGCGGAGACTGCGCGGCCGCGCTGCGGGAGCGCGGCGCGTGCCTGCGCCTGCTGCGTGAGCCGGGGGCTGGCCCAGGATGCGGAAGTGGGCGAGGCTACAGCCTCTAGAGGGGCGGGCTCAGCACCTTGGGGTGGAGCCAGGGTTCCCCTAAGGGGGCGCAGTCAGAATTGAGGCGGAACCGGAGGGTTGGAGGTGGTGGGGTTAGAATTTTGACGAGAAAGTCCTGATGTTTGAGTGGGTTGGGTTTGCTGTTGCGGGCCAGGTGTTTCCGATGTGGGCCGGGTTCGAAGTGCGAGCGGGGGACAGGGTCTCGAAGTGGGTGGAGCTTATCCTGGAAGTAGAGTCGGGGTTCTAGGGGGGCGGAACTAGAAGGCTCGAAGCAGATGGAACTTTCTGACCCCGGTGGGTCGGTGGGTCGGGTGGCAGCCCTCCTTGATTGCACcgctcctttttccttcttttaggcTTTCTCTGTTCAGAACTCCAGGCTGCCCGCCTCCTCCGTCTGTACCCGCGGCTGGATTCCAGCCCCGCACCGccctgtggggaaggggcagaggagggagatgaCGTGGTTCAGGAACTGGTCCTTACCTTCCAAGCTCTAGGGCTGCCCAGACCTACGCCTGGGACCGCTGCCAGCCGGCTGCTGTGGGAGTTGCATGACAAGGTAGAGAGCTGGAGTCCCTTCCGCACCGGGGGCCACCCCACTTTCCTTGTGGTAGGGGGAGTCCTTTCTCCAAAAGCGGTTCTGGCAGGAGTGCCCCAGCCACGGGGATATTTTTCTAGAGCAGTGACCACCATTCTTGATTCCGACGCCTGGGTCTTCAGGACCATGGGGAACTGGAATCCACGGAAAGTACATCTGGTTTCTGCCTCGTCAACCTCAGACTCCTCCTTCTCCCGTCAGATCTCTGAGCTgctgccttccctgcccccaggatTCCTGCAGCCCCTCCTCAGCAACCCGCTGGACGCACCCAGATGGGTAAGACTGTGTGTGGCTGTATGCCAACAGCGTCCTCACCCAGAGATGAGAGTCAGGGGGACCCCTGGCATGACTGAGGCCTTTTTCCCAGGAGGCATTGGAGTCTCTGTGCCAAAGGCTGAGAGATCAGTACTGCTGTCGCCGCTGCCTTCTCCTCAAGCGCCTGGACCTCACAACATCTGCATTCCACTGGAGCGATCGGGCAGAGGTGTGGGCATAGAGGACCTTGGCAGGAGCAGGGAGGACCAGTTGTGTGGGCTACCAGTACTGGGAGGAGGAACGAAGGCCAGGAATATTTCCTTATACCAGGTTTTTAGATTCTTGTAAGGTTTGGGGCTCTAGAATGGTAGGGCCTCCAGGGCATTCTAAAATCTAGAGGCCCAGGACATTCTGGAATTCCCAGCTTTTAGCTGGGAGTGTCTTTGGAACTATACATAACTCTTGTTTAGAGATGTGGGGGGTGAGACCCTAAGTGGAGACAGAGATGCTTCCAAGATGGCAGATGCCACCTGGGGAGGGCTCTTGGGCACCTTTtccatgcccccctccccaggcccaagGAGAAGCCATGAAGGTAGTGCTGATCCCAATTCGAGAGGCTCTGAGCCCAGAATCAGATGTCTCCATCGCACATGTCCTGGCTGCCCGAGCGGACCTGTCTCGTCTTGTCCCAGCCACCAGCAAGGCTGCCCGCCGAGGGACCTGCTGTGCCATCAACAAGGTGGGCACCTGGGAGTAGGGAAGGGCCCCAGCATCCTTGGCCTTCACACTTGGCTCTCGGGTCTCcgtgttcatttttcttccctgaaCCTCAAATCTGATCAACTCTCAGGTGCTTATGGGCAACGTGCCAGACCGAGGGGGCCGTCCAAATGAGCTGGAGGCTCCCATGCCCAGCTGGCAAAGCAGAAGAGAGGACGGAGGTGGGCGGAAGGCAGGCCGCCAGAGCTGGGGTcgcaagaagaagaagaaataaaggggaaCTGGTGGTCGAGTGGGGGGGGGATCCTCTCTGCCAATCCTCGCGGAGTCATTTTGAGAGTTTATCTTGGCATCTGGCTCCCAGGCCCCACATCCTCTGTTCCTAAGGTCCCAGATGTCTTTCCCCCATCCACCACTCAACAGCAAGGACCACGttctctagaaaataaatttaatttatgacAGCTGTAGGACCTGTCTCTGTGGGGTCAGGCCAGGGGTGCTCAGGTTTGAGAAGGGGTAGGGGTGTCTATGTCCACTGGGTTTCAACAGGCCCCTGTTGCTCTGACCCTCATAGTCCTTTGCTCTTTAGCAACACATCTTTCCCTTCCTGTGGGCATAGGGAGGGAGACATGCTGGCATTGGACGAACAGTTCTCAGGTGCCCACCATGTGCCAGCCCCGTTCTAGGCACCAGGAATACAGTAGCGAAAAGTATAGATTATAAAAACCCCTGCTGTCCTGGAGCTGACATTTCTGGTGACGAGGAGCAGACATTCAATAAGATAAATAGGTAAAAGAGTATTGTTTGTCAGATGGGTAAAggactttggggggaaaaaaaagcaggaaaacagaAGCAGGACTGGGGGTGGATTGCAACTTCGAGTATGGTCAGAagggcctcactgagaaggtgacatttgagctaagTCCCAAAGAGGGAGCCATGGAGGCCTCTGGAAgagcactccaggcagagggaactgccagtgcaaaggccctgaggtaggagtaTTTTTGGCACGTTCAGGGACCATAGGGTTCAGTGTAGTTGAAGCAGGATGAGtaagggggtgggtggtggtaGGTAAGGTCAGAGAGGTGACAAATAGATTGTGGGAGGTGGGCCACAGTGAGGACTCTGGCTTTCCCTGAGTGAGACTGAGGCGTGGAAGGgctctgagcagaggagggactcAGGTGTTCACAGGCTCCCTGTTCCATCTCTACTCCAgccttctctcctgtctctggAGCCCCAGAGTTAGGAACTCTGCCCAGCCTATCCCCTCCCATCCTgacccatgctgtcagtgtagcaTATTGGTAAGGAGCTTCCGTTTTAGAGGCAGACAGACCACCAGGGTTTGAGTCCTGCCTCCAACACTTAGGAGCTCTGCCACCTTAGAGAGCAGcttaacctccctgggcctcagtttccttatctgtaaaatggagatgtaaGGACACGGTGAGATGACACTTAGGTCTAAACATATCCACCATGAAACCACACAGATGCTAAGTGCAGGAAAACAGAATACAGGTTGTAGGCACTCTGatgcaaaagaagaaactttCGGAGTAAGAAATGACAAACTCTTCGCTGAAGGCAGTGTGGATGTGAAGGAGGTGACGCCTTTGGGGGTCCTGCTGGAGGCCGAAGAATAGGACTTGGGACTGACTGTGGGGGAGGTGAGAGAGGTCAGACCCAAGCAGGGTCTAGGAATTCAGCGTGGAGGGCTGGGTGGGCAGGGCCGTCGTTCGAGGGGCACCTGGAAGGAGGAAGACATTGGGTGATGTGGGGAGTGTTTGGTATCTAGGAGAAACTGCGAGGGGCGGAGCCTTACCCAGACTTCTGTTTAGTGGACGGATGAACATCCCCAGGGATGttctcgcttttttttttttttttttaactcaatctGAAGGTCTGTACCTTTGAAGAGTAAAATTTATTCCACTGACATAAATTATAGCTCCTGGTGAATTTGGCCTtatctttgtccttttcttttttctcctcaaaattcttttttttttctttttttttaaatgtttatttattttggagacagagacagaacatgagcggagaggggcagagagagagagggagacacagaatccgaagcagactccaggctctaagctgttagcacagagcctgacgtgggactcgaactcacaggctgtgagatcacgaccctgagctgaagtcggatgcttaaccgactgagccacccaggtgccccctcagaaTTCTTCTTCTGTTCTACTAGTGGCTAgcccctcttcccaccccaccagactgaaatttttatttttccctcaacATTAGAAATTAACCAGTGTCTATACTCTCCTACCCAAGCAGTTGAGGACTCTTTCACCTTTTTGCTTTGCTATGCTTTTCCAAATCTGCCTTGGTTCCCCCAAGCAAATGGCCTGGTCTCCCCTGTATCCAGCTGGCGGTAGGGGGGCAGTCCCTCCTCACCGTCTGTGGTTCCCAGGAAGGGTGCGGGGGCTCTGTCTGAGTCCAGGCATGGCGAAGATGGTGCCCCGTCTCCGGCTCCAGGGATAGTGTGTAGGAGAGATTGTCCTCTGTGCCTGTTTGTGGGGTGATGGGCGTGGGTGGCGTGGTTACGACCGGAAGGGCCTTGTGACCTTGAAGTTAATCCCCATCCAGCAGGCCCCCTTCCCAGGACTGCCACACCCTGGGTCTTACCACAGCTGGCGTGGGGGGCTGGTGTGGGTGGGCCAGGGGCTCCAGGGGGGCTCACATCGCCCTTGGCCCCTGGCCTTTTCTTACACTCTACCTTCACACGGTCTCTGCAGTGTTTGTGGCAACACAGCCCACAGTCTGAGGCAAGGTCAGCAGTTAGCGGCCAGAGGCCCCGCCTGGGCCCCCCAGTCGCCCAGCCTGTAGGTGCTggatcccctccccaccactgatGCCTCACTCACCCCGACAGCGGTAGCCTTGCTTGGTGACGCCCCAGAGCTGGTAAGAGAAAGCAGAATTGGTTACCTAGGCGAGGGGAGAGGGctgtggatgggggtggggttggtCTCTGGAAGCATGGAGACCATGTGGTTTGGGAAATTCTCCAGGCTAGGGGCTTAAGGGGGGATCTGGGGATTAAAGGGATTTGGAGGTTACTGCAAGTCTGGGGAGTCATCTAGGATATTAGAATTAAGTAaaatgtggaatgaatgaaatgtaCATTCTATGGGCAGGGACTGGGTTTCCTGTTGCCTGCTtgagcccctctccccagccctcaaGTCTAGAACTGATTGACACACAGGAGGTACTCactaaatatttagtgaatgaaaAATAGGTTTGGAAAAGTAATCCAAGGTATGTGAATTCGTTTTGGTTTGGAGATTGAGAGATCTGTCCATTATCCAGAATTTGAGGATACCTTCAATTTGAAAGTTATCCAGGGTTTGAATTAATCTGGATCCTAAAGACTTGGAAATTGATTCTGTTTGGAGATAATCTACAGTTTTAGATACCCATGGTTTGGCAGTGATCCAGGATGGAGATCATCTGGGATTTGGGCATTATCCAAACTTTGGGTATATCCAGTGTTTAGGGTTTACACGGGATGTGGGGATTATTCGAGCCTGGGGGCTTTTCTGGAACTTGGGGATCATCTGGGACTTGGGGACTGTGAGCCCtccagggcagggctggcctTTTGAGTCCAGGCCATAAGGAGTTAGGACTTGGGACACTTCAGGGGGGATGGGCACTAGGGGTGATGATAGAGGGGCAGGGTGCTCACGAAGCCACTGCAGCTGTCACAGAAGGTGGGCTTGCGGAAGGTGACTTCATGGAAGGTGTGCAGGAAGGCCAGGCCCAGCTTGGAGCAGATGGCGCTGGCCCGGAGCAGGTACGCCGTCAGCTCTTCTCGGGTGAAGGAGCCATTCCTAGGGGCACAGACCACCTCAGCATGACTGTCCCCCTTTCTCCCAGACTCGGGAGTCCCGGCAACCCCAGCATCCTCATCTCTGGGGGACCCAGAGGTCGGGAGTGCTTACCCCGGGCGGGGCGGTGGGTGAAGCCCATGGCAGGCGAAGGGGAAGTTGCCTGAGAATCGCTCAAAGTCCTCCTGAGAGATGGTTCCTCGGCCTTCAGGGTCATAATTCTTGAACACAGACTTCAGAGgagcatggggagggcagagtaAGGCCAAATCATGATCCTCAGTCTTAGATCTCGTCCTCTGCGTCGGGACTGTACAGATACCTTCCCTCCcggcccctcctcacctccaccAGCTGCTCCACGTGCTGACCCAGGGTGACCCTGTCAGGCTTGGGTGTCACGCCAGGGGCCCACTCCACCACCAGGGGCGCTTTGAAGGGGGAGGGTggctggggcagggacagaggggcaCAGTTAGTCAGTGCATGGGCTGGGGCCGGGGCCAGGGGTCAGGGGTCAGTTCTCACCAGACTCTTGGGGCAGCGGGGCTCCCGGGCGTAAGAAAGCTCATAGATCTCGTCCTCCGTGTAGAAGAGATCCAGGGAAAGCTGCGGGTGAGCAGGGCATTACAGAccctcctctccagcctctgcCCTCGGCCTGCACCCTGCCCGGATCCCCACTCTCATCCTCCTCCCAAGCCCCTCTTCTCTGGGGACTCCTAGGGTCCTCTCTCCCACCGAGCCACCATTCAGTCTCCACACCCCTGTTCCCTAGTCCAGAAATGCCATCTTCTCACTGAGGCCTTTTTtggtcctttttaaaattgtaaaccCCTGTCACTTTCCTTGCTGGTTCCTACTTTGGCCTTCTCTATGGCACTTATCCTCCGAAAGACCATATGATTTACTCACTTTGTTTTATTGGCTGTCTCTCCACTACCGGGAAGTCAGCCCCACAAGAACAGCaggaggtttttgttgttgttgttgttcttttcgttttgttttgttttttctgacgTGCTCACTGCTGTGAGTCTAAGTGCCTAAAGTAGTGTCTGGctcacagcaggtgctcaataaatatttgggctTGATAGCCTTCTAGAATCAATAAAGCATAGGGCCTTGGGCCCCACTCATCTCAGGGCAAAGCCAGCTTCACAGGCAGGCCCCATACTTTGAAGGGCCCCCATTTCATTTAATGCCCTGCTGTCATcgtcttgaaattcttaagaaTTTTGAACAAGgagccccacattttcattttgcgcCGGCCCTGCACATTATGTAGCTGGTGGTCCTGTCTTAGGTCTGCAAATCAGTCTTAGACCTCATGGCCTTCAGAATCCCAGTCTCACTCAATTTGTAGCTCCttggcaaggagggagggaggatatATATGttgttatttatgttatataaatagaatgTAGCTAGAATTGCACACCCTCAATCTCAGGATGTAGTATGGTGGTTAACACGTTAACACACGGGTTCTGAGGCTGAGCTGCTTGGGTTCAAATGCAGGTTTTACTGCTGTGGGACAGTAGGCAAGTGACTTCACCttgtggacctcagtttcccaatctgcAGAATGGGCGCCACAAGGGTGCAGACGCTGTCGCGCCCAGGACTGTAAACCCCTGCACCCTCCAGGTGCAGTCTAGGGGCGCCcagcctgggcaggggtggggcggggcagcTCACCGTGAGAAGATGCAGCAGGTCCTCATTGGCACTGCAGGGCGGGTGCTGCCTCTGGAGGGCTGCCAGCTCCTGCAGCCGCAGGTAGAGGTTGTTGAGTTTGGGGAGGTGCAGGCGGCCGTCTGGCAACCTGTCGGGCTGTGCCTCATGCAGGGACACCAGGTCTTTGAGGTGCACGCCCAGTACCGGCAGCCGGAAGCCCGTGCAGTCAGCCCAGGTGCGGCGGTAACGGGCGTAGTTGTTGTGGGCAGCGAGGAGCTCAGACAGTTCTAGCAgggcctgtgggggaggggcgtgtCGGGGGTGGGGACGTTATGGGGGGAGGCCATTTCTGCTCCCTTAGCCACCCGCGTGAGTTCCGGACTCCCAGGGGTCCAATGGCATTTTGGACAGCTCCCCGAGCCCCCTCCTGTCCCCCATTGGCCTCAGCAACCTCCTCCCCCAAACTGCTTTTCCTTTTGGGTCCCCATTTCAGAAAGCTCCGTATCCCCCATTCCCCAGGCTAGTGATTTTTTTCCGAAACCAAAATCTGATCGTGCATGCTGTCGTCATTACCAAACCTTCCCAACTCCCCATTGCTATCTGGATAAAGCCCAGACACCTTAGTTCAGCTCGCAGGTCTCAACAGGATCCCCCACCCTGGGCATCTCCAGTCTAATTTCCTGCCAGATCCTGACTTCAGCCATACACTGGACTCATGAGTACCTCACTCTCCCCGTGCACTTCCCAGGACACGCCTAACCCACGCTCCTCCCATGGGTGGCCTAAATTTGGTGTCCTTAGGGGCATCATTTCACTCCCCGCCTGGACTGCAAGTTCTCTGCTACCATCTCTCTTACGTGTCTCCCTCCAGTCCTGCTCAGGACCGGAAACACGGAGTAGAGAGGGGTCAGCATGATGCATGCATGGttgaggagggaggaagacaggcaGAGGACAGAGTCTGGGGCTCTGTCGGATTTGGAGGAGCAAGGTCTCCAGGTGGCTCCAGGGCCCCTAGGTGGATGGAGGGGATTGGGAGAAAGTGCGGGGTGGTTCAGGATAATTGACCGCTGGAACCCTGGGAGAAGAGTGGGGGTTCACCTTGGTGCTGTCAGGGCTCAGATGAGCATGGGAGTCCTTGAGTCTGGAGATGGCACTGTGACACAGGCCCCCCGTGACCGCCATCAGTGTGTTGAAATTCTGTAGCTGGTGGAGCCTCTAGGAAGGAAGGGTGATGCTGAGATGGTGGGTATCACATGGAGGATAGGCAAAATGGGGTTTCACGTGACAGCATCCAGGTTGAGCTGGGGTGTCAGGCGTGTGTGGGTATGGACCAGTGTGGGCATCAGGTTAGATGTGTCAGGCAGGGGTGGGCCGCAAGCAGGTATATGGGCattaacgggggggggggggggggagggggcgggtcgAGCAGGTGATAGACTGATGTGAGTTCAGAGAACAGTGTGGTGGAAAGGGGGTAGTCAGGCGAGTGTGAGGAGTTGGACAGGTTTGGGTACTAGACAGGTGTGGGGGATTCAGGGTGCTGGGCACCTGGGGGTCAGACAGGGAGACAAGACGGCCTGGGCTCTGGGCAGGAGTTAGGAACCGGGCAGAGGTGAATGGGGCCAGAGTGAAATGGAAGGGTCAGAAGGACATGAGAGACAAGTGTGGGGTCAGCCGGGCATCAGGGGCAACTGTCTCATCCTcctctttttcaagtttgcagGGCAGAGGTCGCTgtgaggaggggggtggggggggagagccAGGGAGGAGTGGAAGACACTCAGCCGGAGGAGGCCAGGGGCAGACACTAGAACCTCCAGGTCTTAGGGGCCGGACAGGCGGTCAGGCAGACAGGCGAAGCGGTGCGTTGGAAGACGCAAGAGGAAGGGCGTGGTCTGCGAGGAAGTACGCAAAGGGGCGTGGCCACGGTGGGGGCAGgaggcttcccttttctccagaaAGGAGAGAAGGTATCTAtttagggaaggggaagagaggggttGTGACACAGTGGGGCTGGGCCAAGGACAGACCTGACGTGATGGGGAGGGAAGTATGCAGCCGAAGGGACGGCTGGGGCCTAGAGACCGAGGTGAGGGTGACGCAAACGTGGGGGCATGGAAGAGCCGCTTTCACTGCCCCGTAGGCAGAATATTCGGGCATGGGGCTTGGGCAAGGGGGGGAGCATCGTCAACAGCTACGTCTAGGACCAAGGAAGGGAGTGCCGGGGCGGGTTCGACGTGGCGCTATCCAGGCCAAGAAAGAAGCGCACAGTCCGGGTTTAGAACCTCGGGACTGGGGCCTCGGGGGCGGAGTCAGGGTAGGCGTGAtgcgagggggcggggccaggatGTGGATGACGTCACCACTCGCGCGGGTCAGCTGTGGCCGAGGGCAGGGCAGCAGGAAGGcgaggggggttgggggtggggtctgAGACCTGCGGGTGGCGGTTCCCTCAGTCCCTGGGGGCGGGCCTCACCTGTGCCACGTGGATGAACTTGTCCAGCACCTGCGCGCGCTGTGCCGGCCCGGGACGGCTCAGCACCATGACCTGCACCCAGCGGGACACGCTGTTGCTGAGGCCTACGGATCCCTCCAGGGCCGGGCAGCCCCGCACGGAGCCCTGCAAAACGTAGCCCCGCAgatcctggggctgggggtgaggtgggCATCAGGGTGGGCAGGGGTGCCGCGGCCTTGCCCTCACACGCCCATCCCCCTAGCAGTCGTGACCTCTGAGGCCCTAGTCTGGCTGTCACATGTCCTTGACGTCACCGTGGCCCTCTCCCTctgaagagaaatatttaaataaagtcaggcactgttctcagtCCTTTgttatattaactaatttaatcctcacatcaacTCTACGAAGTGAATATCATGAATATGTTATtcacattttagagatgagactgtcgaggcacagagaagataacttgcccagggtcacacaggcgAGAGTCCTGGTGGGAACCCAGTCTATTGCCCCTACCTGTATACCTGCCTGGTATGCAGTCAGCAAAAGGAAGAATGGCAGAGACACAAAAGCGATTTCTATTTGTTCTGCTCAAGGGGTCAACATTCCATGCCCACATGTactgcacatgtgtgtgtgtgaacaatcAGGATATTTCCAGATGAAGGAACTGGTGGTGACCTTCCCTTGAGGTGGCCATGGCAATAGCtaatacttacacacacacacacacacgcacttacATATACCATAAGTATACTTATATAGAGGTTGAAGCATATGAAATGATCATTTGGGTAGGCAAAACATGGCAAAATACGACAATTTCAAATGGTTCTACCAGATAGCATTCACTCTGGACCGGGCACTGATCCTACGAGGCAGGAACTGTGAAATCCCCCTTTTTATAGATCATGGAACTGAAGCACAGTGAACTTCAATGCCTCCcgaataaattaataattaataaaatattctgagCACTCACTTACTACTGTGCCAGGTAGTGTGACAAGCATTTTTAAGCGGACATTTTAATTGAATTCTCCTGACCATCTACTGAGGTATGGGGACCGCCATCTTACAAATGAGACACGTGAGTCCCAGAGAGGCTGAGAAATGAATTCAAGGTTACACAGATAAGGAGGGGCtgctggatttgaacccaggggtTCTGTCCTCAGTCAGCTTAACTCCTTTTACTGAACCTTCTGGCACCCATCTTGAGAGTCTGAGATCCCTGCCCAAAGCCCATGCCCGGGCCCTCTGACTCTTGGAGGCTCCCCCACTCCTAGCCCTCCCCAGCTCGGGGAGGGCGTCCTCACCGTGATAGCCTGGAAGGAGCGAAACTCCAGGTAAGTGAGATGCT from the Prionailurus viverrinus isolate Anna chromosome E2, UM_Priviv_1.0, whole genome shotgun sequence genome contains:
- the RASGRP4 gene encoding RAS guanyl-releasing protein 4 isoform X2, producing the protein MNRKDSKRKSHQECPAKTGGRGRPRQARRHKTCPSPREISKVMASMALGMLNEGGCSEDELLEKCIQSFDSAGSLRRGDHVLNMVLATHSWVLPSAHLAARLLTLYQEATGDTQELRRLQICHLVRYWLTQHPETVHQEPQLEEVIGRFWATVEQEGNSAQRSLGDSSTLLSPGGPGPPPPLSSPGLGKKRKVSLLFDHLETEELAQHLTYLEFRSFQAITPQDLRGYVLQGSVRGCPALEGSVGLSNSVSRWVQVMVLSRPGPAQRAQVLDKFIHVAQRLHQLQNFNTLMAVTGGLCHSAISRLKDSHAHLSPDSTKALLELSELLAAHNNYARYRRTWADCTGFRLPVLGVHLKDLVSLHEAQPDRLPDGRLHLPKLNNLYLRLQELAALQRQHPPCSANEDLLHLLTLSLDLFYTEDEIYELSYAREPRCPKSLPPSPFKAPLVVEWAPGVTPKPDRVTLGQHVEQLVESVFKNYDPEGRGTISQEDFERFSGNFPFACHGLHPPPRPGNGSFTREELTAYLLRASAICSKLGLAFLHTFHEVTFRKPTFCDSCSGFLWGVTKQGYRCRDCGLCCHKHCRDRVKVECKKRPGAKGDVSPPGAPGPPTPAPHASCGKTQGVAVLGRGPAGWGLTSRSQGPSGRNHATHAHHPTNRHRGQSLLHTIPGAGDGAPSSPCLDSDRAPAPFLGTTDGAPRTTALPTQPSTLNS
- the RASGRP4 gene encoding RAS guanyl-releasing protein 4 isoform X4 translates to MNRKDSKRKSHQECPAKTGGRGRPRQARRHKTCPSPREISKVMASMALGMLNEGGCSEDELLEKCIQSFDSAGSLRRGDHVLNMVLATHSWVLPSAHLAARLLTLYQEATGDTQELRRLQICHLVRYWLTQHPETVHQEPQLEEVIGRFWATVEQEGNSAQRSLGDSSTLLSPGGPGPPPPLSSPGLGKKRKVSLLFDHLETEELAQHLTYLEFRSFQAITPQDLRGYVLQGSVRGCPALEGSVGLSNSVSRWVQVMVLSRPGPAQRAQVLDKFIHVAQRLHQLQNFNTLMAVTGGLCHSAISRLKDSHAHLSPDSTKALLELSELLAAHNNYARYRRTWADCTGFRLPVLGVHLKDLVSLHEAQPDRLPDGRLHLPKLNNLYLRLQELAALQRQHPPCSANEDLLHLLTLSLDLFYTEDEIYELSYAREPRCPKSLPPSPFKAPLVVEWAPGVTPKPDRVTLGQHVEQLVESVFKNYDPEGRGTISQEDFERFSGNFPFACHGLHPPPRPGNGSFTREELTAYLLRASAICSKLGLAFLHTFHEVTFRKPTFCDSCSGFLWGVTKQGYRCRDCGLCCHKHCRDRVKVECKKRPGAKGDVSPPGAPGPPTPAPHASCGTEDNLSYTLSLEPETGHHLRHAWTQTEPPHPSWEPQTVRRDCPPTASWIQGRPGHLLGGTKADLEKHSKAKR
- the RASGRP4 gene encoding RAS guanyl-releasing protein 4 isoform X3, which gives rise to MNRKDSKRKSHQECPAKTGGRGRPRQARRHKTCPSPREISKVMASMALGMLNEGGCSEDELLEKCIQSFDSAGSLRRGDHVLNMVLATHSWVLPSAHLAARLLTLYQEATGDTQELRRLQICHLVRYWLTQHPETVHQEPQLEEVIGRFWATVEQEGNSAQRSLGDSSTLPGLGKKRKVSLLFDHLETEELAQHLTYLEFRSFQAITPQDLRGYVLQGSVRGCPALEGSVGLSNSVSRWVQVMVLSRPGPAQRAQVLDKFIHVAQRLHQLQNFNTLMAVTGGLCHSAISRLKDSHAHLSPDSTKALLELSELLAAHNNYARYRRTWADCTGFRLPVLGVHLKDLVSLHEAQPDRLPDGRLHLPKLNNLYLRLQELAALQRQHPPCSANEDLLHLLTLSLDLFYTEDEIYELSYAREPRCPKSLPPSPFKAPLVVEWAPGVTPKPDRVTLGQHVEQLVESVFKNYDPEGRGTISQEDFERFSGNFPFACHGLHPPPRPGNGSFTREELTAYLLRASAICSKLGLAFLHTFHEVTFRKPTFCDSCSGFLWGVTKQGYRCRDCGLCCHKHCRDRVKVECKKRPGAKGDVSPPGAPGPPTPAPHASCGKTQGVAVLGRGPAGWGLTSRSQGPSGRNHATHAHHPTNRHRGQSLLHTIPGAGDGAPSSPCLDSDRAPAPFLGTTDGEEGLPPYRQLDTGETRPFAWGNQGRFGKA
- the RASGRP4 gene encoding RAS guanyl-releasing protein 4 isoform X6; protein product: MNRKDSKRKSHQECPAKTGGRGRPRQARRHKTCPSPREISKVMASMALGMLNEGGCSEDELLEKCIQSFDSAGSLRRGDHVLNMVLATHSWVLPSAHLAARLLTLYQEATGDTQELRRLQICHLVRYWLTQHPETVHQEPQLEEVIGRFWATVEQEGNSAQRSLGDSSTLLSPGGPGPPPPLSSPGLGKKRKVSLLFDHLETEELAQHLTYLEFRSFQAITPQDLRGYVLQGSVRGCPALEGSVGLSNSVSRWVQVMVLSRPGPAQRAQVLDKFIHVAQRLHQLQNFNTLMAVTGGLCHSAISRLKDSHAHLSPDSTKALLELSELLAAHNNYARYRRTWADCTGFRLPVLGVHLKDLVSLHEAQPDRLPDGRLHLPKLNNLYLRLQELAALQRQHPPCSANEDLLHLLTLSLDLFYTEDEIYELSYAREPRCPKSLPPSPFKAPLVVEWAPGVTPKPDRVTLGQHVEQLVESVFKNYDPEGRGTISQEDFERFSGNFPFACHGLHPPPRPGNGSFTREELTAYLLRASAICSKLGLAFLHTFHEVTFRKPTFCDSCSGFLWGVTKQGYRCRDCGLCCHKHCRDRVKVECKKRPGAKGDVSPPGAPGPPTPAPHASCGTEDNLSYTLSLEPETGHHLRHAWTQTEPPHPSWEPQTVPLERRPCPPSPPR
- the RASGRP4 gene encoding RAS guanyl-releasing protein 4 isoform X5, coding for MNRKDSKRKSHQECPAKTGGRGRPRQARRHKTCPSPREISKVMASMALGMLNEGGCSEDELLEKCIQSFDSAGSLRRGDHVLNMVLATHSWVLPSAHLAARLLTLYQEATGDTQELRRLQICHLVRYWLTQHPETVHQEPQLEEVIGRFWATVEQEGNSAQRSLGDSSTLPGLGKKRKVSLLFDHLETEELAQHLTYLEFRSFQAITPQDLRGYVLQGSVRGCPALEGSVGLSNSVSRWVQVMVLSRPGPAQRAQVLDKFIHVAQRLHQLQNFNTLMAVTGGLCHSAISRLKDSHAHLSPDSTKALLELSELLAAHNNYARYRRTWADCTGFRLPVLGVHLKDLVSLHEAQPDRLPDGRLHLPKLNNLYLRLQELAALQRQHPPCSANEDLLHLLTLSLDLFYTEDEIYELSYAREPRCPKSLPPSPFKAPLVVEWAPGVTPKPDRVTLGQHVEQLVESVFKNYDPEGRGTISQEDFERFSGNFPFACHGLHPPPRPGNGSFTREELTAYLLRASAICSKLGLAFLHTFHEVTFRKPTFCDSCSGFLWGVTKQGYRCRDCGLCCHKHCRDRVKVECKKRPGAKGDVSPPGAPGPPTPAPHASCGTEDNLSYTLSLEPETGHHLRHAWTQTEPPHPSWEPQTVRRDCPPTASWIQGRPGHLLGGTKADLEKHSKAKR